Proteins co-encoded in one Flavobacterium fluviale genomic window:
- a CDS encoding cyclase family protein produces MRAKINNFEIDLSKPIDISIPLTNTDENPIAWYIEKPSIEPVVFGDWIGKVSEGKSSTNFNNIFFNPHGHGTHTECLGHITNDFYSINQSLKQFFFFAKLITVEPQKIGEDFVITKEQVSASLNEKTEALIIRTLPNQKEKKSRKYSNTNPPYLSEEAATFIRESEIQHLLIDLPSVDKEHDEGKLLAHKAFWNVKDTHNLNSDARLNATITEMIYVPDEIEDGNYILNLQIASFENDASPSKPLLYKIVDFSPEISG; encoded by the coding sequence TTGCGAGCAAAAATCAACAACTTCGAAATTGACTTATCAAAACCTATTGATATCTCTATTCCATTAACCAATACAGACGAAAACCCAATTGCCTGGTATATTGAAAAGCCTTCAATAGAACCCGTAGTTTTTGGCGATTGGATTGGGAAAGTTTCTGAAGGAAAATCATCAACGAACTTTAATAATATTTTCTTCAATCCGCATGGGCATGGAACGCATACGGAATGTCTGGGCCATATTACAAATGATTTTTACAGCATTAATCAATCTTTGAAACAGTTTTTCTTTTTTGCGAAATTGATTACGGTTGAGCCTCAGAAAATTGGAGAAGATTTTGTGATTACGAAAGAACAAGTTTCGGCTTCTCTAAATGAAAAAACCGAAGCTTTGATCATCAGAACACTTCCCAATCAAAAAGAAAAAAAATCTAGAAAATATTCCAATACCAATCCGCCCTATTTGTCTGAAGAAGCTGCGACTTTCATCCGCGAAAGCGAAATTCAGCATTTACTGATTGATTTGCCGAGTGTGGATAAAGAACATGACGAAGGCAAATTATTGGCGCACAAAGCATTTTGGAATGTAAAAGATACTCATAATCTAAATTCTGATGCAAGATTAAATGCAACAATTACCGAAATGATTTATGTTCCAGACGAAATTGAAGATGGAAATTATATACTAAATCTTCAAATTGCTTCGTTTGAAAATGATGCTAGTCCGAGCAAGCCTTTATTATATAAAATTGTAGATTTTAGTCCCGA